In the genome of Deinococcus sp. YIM 77859, one region contains:
- a CDS encoding phospholipase D-like domain-containing protein yields the protein MKHQRVFRVVSGLSCVPHWFLTLLLTVGGLADASEFPIGLGGVPPTASLNPSGLSCSRPVDPLELALWRVTTEGGRPDRSCGNAFVGFLRTPRTVTQPDAFDVTADQIRGARAEVLLASMEWRAGEGNPGWTFAQAVRDLYLKVRANPAAYPQGMTVRVALGGFPDFKRPDGATQPLELVRDLTRLGIPLNDPAVGWRLAVANYRYFPHSHVKLHVIDGQDVTVAGYNYTDWHLPDTEPGGKSLHDLGLRMSGPAAQDGVTVFDDLWRNAQQVRCPESTLAAEVARRCTLGPPEPSNHPDTARVLTATGEARAFLLYRRPGFDQADRAQLALFGAARRSLDLMQAQVSPSLKCWYAYLNPDDCPVGEWHAYFRALLAAMERGVKVRALMVDYGTDRAANRSGVALLRLEARRRGLEDRFEARYVTFNLHTKAMTVDDRMVLAGSMNLHFSSWGPLGLNEAMLATTDPQAVTEQRASFEDVWANRSRAVPEEWWMRNVSRLPK from the coding sequence ATGAAGCACCAGCGTGTCTTCCGGGTGGTGAGCGGGCTTTCCTGCGTCCCGCACTGGTTTCTGACGCTCCTGCTGACCGTGGGGGGGCTGGCGGACGCCTCCGAATTCCCGATCGGGCTGGGCGGCGTGCCCCCGACCGCCAGCCTCAATCCTTCCGGCCTGTCCTGTTCCAGGCCGGTTGATCCGCTGGAACTCGCGCTGTGGCGCGTCACGACCGAGGGGGGGCGCCCGGACCGCTCGTGCGGGAACGCGTTCGTGGGCTTCCTGCGAACGCCGCGCACCGTCACACAACCGGATGCCTTCGACGTAACGGCGGACCAGATCCGGGGAGCACGGGCCGAAGTGCTGCTGGCCAGCATGGAGTGGCGCGCGGGCGAGGGGAACCCCGGCTGGACCTTCGCGCAGGCGGTGCGGGACCTGTACCTGAAGGTACGTGCGAATCCCGCAGCGTACCCGCAGGGCATGACGGTGCGGGTGGCGCTGGGCGGCTTTCCGGACTTCAAACGCCCCGACGGGGCCACGCAGCCGCTGGAACTCGTGCGGGACCTCACGCGGCTGGGCATTCCTCTGAACGACCCGGCGGTGGGGTGGCGACTCGCGGTGGCGAACTACCGCTACTTTCCGCACAGCCACGTGAAGCTGCACGTGATCGACGGCCAGGACGTGACGGTCGCCGGGTACAACTACACTGACTGGCACCTGCCGGACACGGAACCGGGCGGAAAGAGCCTGCACGATCTGGGCTTGCGGATGAGCGGACCGGCAGCGCAGGACGGCGTGACGGTGTTCGACGACCTGTGGCGCAACGCCCAGCAGGTGCGCTGCCCGGAGAGCACGCTGGCTGCGGAAGTCGCGCGGCGCTGCACCCTGGGTCCGCCCGAGCCGTCCAACCATCCGGACACGGCCCGCGTGCTGACGGCGACCGGGGAAGCGCGCGCCTTCCTGCTGTACCGCCGCCCGGGGTTCGATCAGGCGGACCGGGCGCAACTGGCGCTGTTCGGTGCGGCGCGCCGGAGCCTGGACCTGATGCAGGCACAGGTCAGCCCCAGCCTGAAGTGCTGGTACGCCTACCTGAACCCCGACGATTGCCCGGTGGGCGAGTGGCACGCGTACTTCCGCGCCCTTCTGGCGGCGATGGAACGCGGCGTGAAGGTTCGCGCCCTGATGGTCGATTACGGCACCGACCGGGCCGCGAACCGCAGCGGCGTGGCCCTGTTGCGGCTGGAAGCACGGCGGCGCGGCCTGGAGGACCGCTTCGAGGCCCGCTACGTCACCTTCAACCTGCATACCAAGGCCATGACGGTGGATGACCGAATGGTGCTGGCGGGGAGCATGAACCTGCACTTTTCCTCGTGGGGACCGCTTGGCCTGAACGAGGCGATGCTCGCGACCACGGACCCCCAGGCCGTGACCGAGCAGCGCGCCAGCTTCGAGGACGTGTGGGCCAACCGCAGCCGCGCCGTCCCTGAGGAATGGTGGATGCGGAATGTCTCCCGCCTCCCGAAGTAA
- a CDS encoding M23 family metallopeptidase encodes MRNHLLTALTLLMFSLAAAKTVIVQPGDTLTRLAVRYGTAPQALLQANPGLNPAKLRVGAALRLPAVPARTWTVRRGDTLSLIAQRSGTTLGALLGANRGLNPQVPLQVGQRLGLPAPTTARTATTAVVRTASIRVNAALPVQGRITTPYQSAHPGLDLAAPAGTPIRAALPGTVVESRFDGQSGWGWTIVLDHGNGMSTRYSHNSANLVQVGARVKAGEVIARVGSTGNSTGAHVDYRLYRQGQAVNPFSVQ; translated from the coding sequence ATGCGTAATCACCTACTCACCGCGCTGACGCTCCTGATGTTCAGTCTCGCTGCCGCCAAGACCGTCATCGTGCAACCGGGCGATACCCTCACCCGCCTCGCGGTGCGGTACGGCACGGCGCCGCAGGCCCTCCTTCAGGCCAATCCTGGATTGAACCCCGCGAAGCTGCGTGTGGGTGCAGCGCTCCGCCTGCCCGCCGTGCCAGCCCGGACCTGGACGGTCCGCCGGGGAGATACCCTGTCCCTGATTGCGCAGCGCAGCGGCACCACCCTGGGGGCCCTCTTGGGTGCCAACCGTGGGCTGAATCCCCAGGTGCCCCTCCAGGTGGGGCAGCGCCTCGGGTTGCCTGCTCCCACGACGGCCCGCACCGCCACCACCGCCGTCGTCCGCACGGCCTCCATCCGGGTGAACGCCGCGCTCCCGGTCCAGGGCCGCATCACCACGCCTTACCAGTCCGCTCACCCCGGCCTGGACCTCGCCGCCCCCGCCGGCACGCCCATTCGCGCCGCCCTCCCCGGCACCGTCGTGGAGTCCCGCTTTGACGGCCAGAGTGGTTGGGGCTGGACCATCGTGCTTGACCACGGCAACGGCATGAGCACCCGGTACAGCCACAACAGCGCCAACCTGGTCCAGGTGGGTGCGCGGGTCAAGGCTGGTGAGGTGATCGCCCGGGTCGGCAGCACCGGCAACAGCACCGGGGCCCACGTCGACTACCGCCTGTACCGGCAGGGTCAGGCGGTCAATCCCTTCAGCGTGCAGTGA